In Brachybacterium saurashtrense, the genomic stretch GGGCGATTCAAGAGCTCCCACATGTGACCGAAGTACCCGATGTTCGCTAGCCGTGGCCGCAGTTGCCGGAACATCTCCACGACATACTGAGGCCGCGGTCGCGCGGTGGCCGCGAGATGCGGACCGGGCCGGACGATCAGCCCAGCCACGGCCGCGCCGGCGATGCCGAGCGCTGCCGCGATCGACAACACCTGTTGCCAGGCCGGGTGCCCCAGGGCTCCGATGAAGTGTGGAAGTGCCGACCCAACGGTGAGTGCTCCGATGAGGGTGCGGACAGCCAGCCCTCTCGACGCCGCCGGAAACCACGACGCCATCAGCTTGATCCCCACTGGATACACGCCGGCCAGGAAGCACCCGGTCGCAATGCGGAGTGACGCGGTGGCGATGAAGCCGTCGGCGAGCACAGGGATCGCGATGGTGCTGGCGGCTGCCCCGACAGCAGAACCCGCCATGAGCCGGTGTGGGGGTACGCGGTCGGCGAGGTTCACGAACGCAGATGCGACGGCGCCTGCGACGAATCCGACTTGCACGGTCGAGGTCAGCCAGCTCGCCTCCCAGCTCCCGAGGTCCCACGTGCGCCTCAGGTCGGGCAGGACGGCCGACGCGGAGAACCACAAAGACATCGTCAGGACGAGTGTCAGGGCGATCGCACCGAGCTGAACCGTTCGCGCGCGCGACATTCCGACCCGTTCTGTCAGACCAAGCCGTCGGCCGTGCCGCTCGCAGGCGTCTCCGGGGTGGCGGGGGGAGGAGTCGGCATTATCGGGGCGTTGAGGTCTCGAGCGGAGCGGCGGCGGGCCAGTCGAGATCCACGTCGAGCGCTTCGTTGATGTAGTTGGTGAAGGTGCTCAGTACGACGTTGGCGATGATCTCGACGATTTCTTCGTCGCTCACTCCTGCCGTGCGTGCGTTCAGCAGTGCTGCCTCGTCGACATGGCCGCGCTGCCGCGCGACATCCACGGCCAGGCCGAGGATCGCTGCTTCCCGGGGATCCTGGCTCGTTCCGCGACGAGCCGCATCGATCTCCGTGGGGGAGAGCTTGGTGACGCGTCCCGCGATCGACACGTGTGCCGATCGACAGTACTGGCAGTCGTTGAACTCGGCGATCGCCAAGCTGATGCGCTCGCGCGTCGCCGCCTTCAGCGCACCCTTCGCGAGGGCCGTCGACATGGCCAGATAGGCCTTCAGAGTGCTCGGGCTGTTCGCCATCGCCTTTGCCGTGTTCGGGACGCCGCCCATCACCGACTTCGTCGCCGTGAGTTGCTCGGCTGCCGGGCCGGCCGCGGTTGCCTGGTCCACCAGGGCGATACGTGACATGTGCATGTCTCCTTTGATCAAACAGACAGGTCTGTCCGATCACGCTAGCCGTTCGTCCGCCGTTTGTCGAACAGATCTGTCTGTCCGATACTGGGAAGATGAAGACTCGCAACACGTCTGCGCCGGTGGATCGTCTGCTCGCCACCGCCGATGAGCTCTTCTATGCCGAGGGGATCCGATCCGTGGGGATCGACCGGATCCTCGCCGAGAGCAAGGTGGCTAAGTCCACGCTGTACGCACACTTCCGTACCAAGGAAGATCTCGTCGCCGCCTACCTGCGCCGCCGCGGCAGCACCGCGCAGGCCCGCGTTATTCAGGCGGTCGACCGTCACTCGAAGCAACCGCCCTCAACGCGCGTTCTGGCGGCGTTCGATGTCTTCGCCGAGTTGTTCGCCGAACCCGGATATCGCGGTTGCCCCTTCGCCAACGCGTCCGCGGAGTACCCCCACGATGCCCTCGTCCAGGGAGCCATCGCGGACGACCGGCGATGGCTCCCGGCACTGTTCGCCGACATTCTGCAGGAGGCAACCTCAGAGGAAACGTCCCACGCGCTCGCGCGAGCCTTGGTCCAACTCTACGACGGTGCTGTCGCCGCAGCGCACCTTGACCGCCGGACCGACAGCGCGGCAACCGCACGAGCGACCGCACGGACGCTGCTCGCTGCCCACGCCATTCCCTAGTGCGCGGCGGTATGCGCCGGGTCCTCGTCCTCGTCGAGGCCAAAGACGCTCGCCGGCAGGCTCAGGGCCCAAGTGTTCATGGCCTCGAGGACGGGACGGAGATCCTGTCCAACTGGGGTGAGTTCGTAGACGACCCGGGGTGGGATCTCGGGGTAGGCGGTCCGGGTGACCAAGCCGTGCTTCTCGAACGTCCGCAGTCGGCTGGTCAGGGTGTGGGCGCTGATGCGGGGGAGTGCCTCCGCCAGCTCGTTGAACCGATGGGGGCCCTTGAGGAGCTCTCGCACGATCAGCGTCGCCCACGGGCCGTCGAGCAGGGACAGAAAGCGCGCTACGCCGCACTCCTGTAGGTCACAGTGGTCGAATCTCACAGCTTCAGACTACTCCATTACTGCACTTGATGTAACCAGTGCATGGTGTGCAGTAATGGAGACATGGCATACATCATCCATGGCGCCACTGGTGCTCAAGGCTCTCCCGTTCTGTCCGCTCTCACCGCCGCCGGGCACGCAGCGGTCGCCGCCGTCCGCGATGTGTCGAAGGTCGATGGTGAGGCGATCGCCATCGACAACTCGTCGGCGGACTCCCTCGCTGCCGCGTACGAGGGGGCAGAGGGCATGTTCGTGCATCTCCCGCTCGGCCGGCCCCAAGACCAGGTCGCCTACGCGCAGGCGATCGGCCAGGCTATTCGCCGCACCAAGCCGCCTCGCGTGGTGTTCTCCACGAGCGGCTACACGGCCGACATGTCCGGCCACGGCCAGAACGCGCCGGACGTGCTCATCCGCGAGCTGGCCGAGTCCGGCGTCTCCTACGCGGTGGTCGAACCGCGCCTGTACCTCGAGAACCTTCTTCTCCCTGTCACGCTCGAGCCCGTACGAAGCGAGGGAGCCCTGCGGTACCCGATCCGTGCCGACTATGTGACCTCTTGGAGCTCTCATCTCGACGTCGCCGACGTGGTCGTCCGGCTGCTGACCGATCACACGGTCACGGGAGTTGTCTCGATCGGCGCGCTTCCCGGCCTGGTCGGGGAGGATCTTGCTGCCGGATTCTCCCGCTACCTCGGCGAGACCGTCCGCTTTGAATCGATCACCCCGGCACAGTACGGCGAGCTCATCACCCCGCTGTTCGGTGAAGGGGCCGCAGCTCCCGTGGTGGCCTCCTATGAGCACCGCCGTAAGCAGCCGGGTGAGGTCATTCCCGAGGAACGCTCCGCGCAGACACTGCTCGGCCTCGCGCCCCGCAGTGTCGAGCAGTGGCTGCGAGATCTCGGAATCTGACGTCTCGTTGACAAGACGGCTCCACGGCGGCGGGCCTGCCGTGGAGCCGTTGCGGCGAAGAGCGACCATTACTGCAGTTGACGTAATCGCTGTGTCGTATGCACTAATGGTGTAGTGACCCCTGACACACCTGACTTCGCCAACCGCACAACCGCTCCGCTGCCCACCTACGCGCCGATCCCGCAGGACGCATTCGGGCCGGCCCTGAACGCCCAGGGCTACCACGTCGCCCACATCGACGGCGCCCTCCACTGGGTCACCGACGGCGGCTACCAGGCCATGTTCCTGGCCACCCGCGACGGGGTCGTGCTGGTGGATGCGCCGCCGAGCATCGGGCACAACCTGCACCGTGCGATCGCAGACGTCACCGCGCGCACCGGCACCCCAGGCACCGTGACACACCTGGTGTACTCACATGCTCACGCAGATCACATCGCTGCTGCCGGACTGTTCGGGGAGGATGTGGTCCGCATCGGACACGTCGAGACAGCTCGCCTGTTGCGCGAATACGTCGACGCCGACCGGCCGATCCCGACGGTCACCTTCTCGGACCGGTACACCCTCGAGGTCGGCGGTGAACGCCTCGAACTCGCCTACCACGGGCCGAATCACACGCCCGACAACATCTTCATTCACGTCCCTGACTACGACACGCTCTACGTGGTCGACGTGCTCTACCCGGGCTGGGCTCCGTTCCAGAACCTCGCGCTGTCGCAGGACATCCCGAGCTGGATCGATACAGGACGCCGCATCCTCGACTATGAGTGGACGCGATTCCTCGGCGGTCACGTGGGTCGCATCGGGACCCGCGACGACGCGCAACTGCATGTGGCCTATCTTGAGGACCTTGTCGCCGAAGCGACCACGGTTCTCCACGAGATGGACGCCACGCCGTACTTCCAGGCCTATGGCGCAGCAGGCAACGCCGGGGCCATCATGAAGCACTACTGGGCCGACGCCGCACGAGCAGCTGCAGCACCCGTCGTCGAGCGCTACCGCGACCGGCTGGCCGCCGTCGACGTATGCACGGAGGACAACGCGTTCACCGTCATCTCCTCCCTCATCCACGACCACAACATCACGGGACCCGCCTTCGGTATCCACACCTAGCCCGACGAGGCAACGCCACCGGACTGGCCGAACTAGCCCCGCACGCGCCGCAGCCGAAGCGCATCACACCCGGCCAAGCCGGCATCGAGTGCCGGCATCAGTGCTTCCCGCAGCGGCCGGATGGCGCGGGACACCGTCAGCTTCGGAGGCCATCCGCCGGAGCGGACCGACGCCCGTTCGCGGCGAGGAGCGAAACCAGGTAGCGTCCGGTGACGCTCTCGTCGGATGCCGCGGCGTCCTCCGGTGTTCCGGTGGCGACGATGCGTCCTCCTCGTGTTCCTCCGCCGGGGCCGAGATCGATAACGTGGTCGGCGTTGGCGATCATGTCGAGGTCGTGCTCGATGACGATGATCGTCGCCCCGCGGGCGCGGAGCCGCTCCAGCACCTGGAGAAGCACCCGGGTGTCGAGGGGGTGGAGGCCGACGCTGGGTTCGTCGAGGACGAACAGGGTCTGTGACTGGTCCCGGCCGAGCTCGGTGGCGAGCTTGAGGCGCTGCGCTTCCCCTCCGGACAGGGCGGGAGTGTCCTCGCCGAGGGTCAGGTACCCGAGCCCCAGGTCGATGAGGGTCTGTAGCTTGCGTCGCACCTTCCCCAGGTCCCCGACCTCGGCGATCGCCTGGCGGACTGTCAGCCCGAGGAGATCGGGGAGGGAGATCCGATCGTCGTCGGGGGTGGGACGGGTGATGGCGTGGCCTGCGGGGGAGTACCGGGTGCCGTGGCAGTCGGGGCAGGGGATGTCCACATCGGGCAGGAATTGCACGTCGAGGACGACCTGACCCGTGCCCTCGCAGCGGACACACCGCAGGGAGCCGGTGTTGTAGGAGAAGTCCGCGGCGGTCAGGCCGCGTGAGCGTGCGTCGTCGGTGGCCGCCCAGGCGCGGCGCAGGTCATCGAGCACACCGCTGTACGTCGCGACCGTGGACCGCACATTGGTGCCGATCGGTGTCGCGTCGACGACATCCACCCGGGTGATCCCTGCCGTCTCGAGCGCTGTGACGTGGCTTGGGTGGTGGCCCGTGCCTGCGGTCGCGCGCAGGGCGGGGACGAGGCTGTCGAGGACGAGGGTGGTCTTCCCCGATCCGGACATGCCGGTGACGGCGGTGAGGCATCCGACGGGGATGCGCGCGTGGAGGGCGTGGACGGTGTGGATCGGTGCGGTCGTGATCTCGATCGCGCCCCGCGCGAACGCCTCGGATTCCGCGATGCGCTCGCGCACGATCGCTGGCTCGCGTCCGTCGAGGAACCCGCCGATCAGCGACTCGGGGTGCTGGGCGATGTCGGCCACGGTGCCGGTGGCGAGGACGGTGCCGCCCTCGGCGCCGGAGCCGGGCCCGATCTCGATCATCCAGTCCGCTTCCCGCAGCACCTGCACGTCGTGGTCGACCAGGACGACGGAGTTCCCGTCGGTGAGCAGATCGCGCATGACGCCGATGAGTCCGTCGACGTTCGCGGGGTGCAGCCCGATCGACGGCTCGTCGAGAACGTACAGCACCCCGGTGGTCTGGTTGCGCACGGCGCGGGCGAGCTGTACGCGCTGGCGTTCCCCGGTGGACAGGGTGGAGCTGGCGCGGTCGAGGGCGAGATAGCCCAGCCCGAGCTGGACGAGGCGCTGGGCCATCTCGGTGAACTGCCCGGTGATCATGCGCGCCATCGGGTGCATCTCGACCGGGAGGGTGTCGGGAACGGTGGCGACCCAGTCGATGGCCTCATCCAGGGTCTTCGCGGTGGCTGCGGCGAGGTCGATGCCGGCGACCCGGGTGCCCCGAGCCTTCTCCGACAGGCGCGTGCCGCGGCAGGCGGGGCAGGTCTGGGCGGTGATGAACCGGTTGACCCGCGCGAGCCCTTTCTCGGTGGTGGCCTTGTCCATCGCCTCCTGGACGGCGAGGCGCGCGTTGCGGAAGGTGAAGTTGAGCTCGAAGATCTTGCCGTTCTTCGTCGGGACCGTGATGTGGCCCTTCTCTTCCGGCCCGTGCAGCACGATGTCGCGTTCGGCGTCGGTGAGCTCGGCGAAGGCCACGTCGGTGCGCACGCCGAACTCGGCGACGACCTGGGGCATCACCGTCAGGCCGAACATCTTCCACGGCGCGACCGCGCCCTGCTCGATCGTCAAGGTCGGGTCGGGGATGAGCGTGCCGTCATCGATCTCACGCACGGTCCCGGTGCCGGAACAGGTCTCGCAGGCGCCGTCGGAGTTGAACGCGAGCACCTCGGCGCCCGGCGGGTAGAACACCGCCCCGCATGCCGGGCACGCCAGGTCGAGGTTCGCCGCGACGTCGATCGTCGGATCCAGGCGGTGACCGTTCGGACACAGGTGGGAGCCGAGCCGGGAGAACATCACCCGCAGCACGTTGAGCAGCTCGGTGGACGTCCCGAACGTCGACCGCACCCCGGGCACTGCGGGGCGCTGCCGCAGCGCGAGCGCCGCCGGAACATGCCGGACCGAGTCGACAGCCGCCCGGGTCGCGTGCGACATGCGGCGGCGCGTGTAGGTCGACAGGGCCTCGATGTAGCGCCGCGACCCCTCCGCATACAGCACGCCCATCGCCAGGGACGACTTCCCCGAACCGGACACGCCGGCGATCGCGACGAGCCGCTGCAAGGGCACCTCGACATCGACGTTCTTCAGGTTGTGCACCCGCGCACCCTGCACATGGATCGCGCCCGGGGCGACCGGCGATCCCGGGATGATCGGGGACTCGAGTGTGCTGTGGTCGATGCTCATGTACTCCTCCACGCCGCAGGACGCCACTTTCCGTTCCCCGGCAGTCGCTTCCCCGGCAATGATGTCAGGCGGTCAGCTGC encodes the following:
- a CDS encoding excinuclease ABC subunit UvrA translates to MSIDHSTLESPIIPGSPVAPGAIHVQGARVHNLKNVDVEVPLQRLVAIAGVSGSGKSSLAMGVLYAEGSRRYIEALSTYTRRRMSHATRAAVDSVRHVPAALALRQRPAVPGVRSTFGTSTELLNVLRVMFSRLGSHLCPNGHRLDPTIDVAANLDLACPACGAVFYPPGAEVLAFNSDGACETCSGTGTVREIDDGTLIPDPTLTIEQGAVAPWKMFGLTVMPQVVAEFGVRTDVAFAELTDAERDIVLHGPEEKGHITVPTKNGKIFELNFTFRNARLAVQEAMDKATTEKGLARVNRFITAQTCPACRGTRLSEKARGTRVAGIDLAAATAKTLDEAIDWVATVPDTLPVEMHPMARMITGQFTEMAQRLVQLGLGYLALDRASSTLSTGERQRVQLARAVRNQTTGVLYVLDEPSIGLHPANVDGLIGVMRDLLTDGNSVVLVDHDVQVLREADWMIEIGPGSGAEGGTVLATGTVADIAQHPESLIGGFLDGREPAIVRERIAESEAFARGAIEITTAPIHTVHALHARIPVGCLTAVTGMSGSGKTTLVLDSLVPALRATAGTGHHPSHVTALETAGITRVDVVDATPIGTNVRSTVATYSGVLDDLRRAWAATDDARSRGLTAADFSYNTGSLRCVRCEGTGQVVLDVQFLPDVDIPCPDCHGTRYSPAGHAITRPTPDDDRISLPDLLGLTVRQAIAEVGDLGKVRRKLQTLIDLGLGYLTLGEDTPALSGGEAQRLKLATELGRDQSQTLFVLDEPSVGLHPLDTRVLLQVLERLRARGATIIVIEHDLDMIANADHVIDLGPGGGTRGGRIVATGTPEDAAASDESVTGRYLVSLLAANGRRSAPADGLRS
- a CDS encoding carboxymuconolactone decarboxylase family protein; translation: MSRIALVDQATAAGPAAEQLTATKSVMGGVPNTAKAMANSPSTLKAYLAMSTALAKGALKAATRERISLAIAEFNDCQYCRSAHVSIAGRVTKLSPTEIDAARRGTSQDPREAAILGLAVDVARQRGHVDEAALLNARTAGVSDEEIVEIIANVVLSTFTNYINEALDVDLDWPAAAPLETSTPR
- a CDS encoding TetR/AcrR family transcriptional regulator, which produces MKTRNTSAPVDRLLATADELFYAEGIRSVGIDRILAESKVAKSTLYAHFRTKEDLVAAYLRRRGSTAQARVIQAVDRHSKQPPSTRVLAAFDVFAELFAEPGYRGCPFANASAEYPHDALVQGAIADDRRWLPALFADILQEATSEETSHALARALVQLYDGAVAAAHLDRRTDSAATARATARTLLAAHAIP
- a CDS encoding winged helix-turn-helix transcriptional regulator, with amino-acid sequence MRFDHCDLQECGVARFLSLLDGPWATLIVRELLKGPHRFNELAEALPRISAHTLTSRLRTFEKHGLVTRTAYPEIPPRVVYELTPVGQDLRPVLEAMNTWALSLPASVFGLDEDEDPAHTAAH
- a CDS encoding MFS transporter, with translation MSRARTVQLGAIALTLVLTMSLWFSASAVLPDLRRTWDLGSWEASWLTSTVQVGFVAGAVASAFVNLADRVPPHRLMAGSAVGAAASTIAIPVLADGFIATASLRIATGCFLAGVYPVGIKLMASWFPAASRGLAVRTLIGALTVGSALPHFIGALGHPAWQQVLSIAAALGIAGAAVAGLIVRPGPHLAATARPRPQYVVEMFRQLRPRLANIGYFGHMWELLNRPGSGGGSDPTGG
- a CDS encoding NmrA family NAD(P)-binding protein — protein: MAYIIHGATGAQGSPVLSALTAAGHAAVAAVRDVSKVDGEAIAIDNSSADSLAAAYEGAEGMFVHLPLGRPQDQVAYAQAIGQAIRRTKPPRVVFSTSGYTADMSGHGQNAPDVLIRELAESGVSYAVVEPRLYLENLLLPVTLEPVRSEGALRYPIRADYVTSWSSHLDVADVVVRLLTDHTVTGVVSIGALPGLVGEDLAAGFSRYLGETVRFESITPAQYGELITPLFGEGAAAPVVASYEHRRKQPGEVIPEERSAQTLLGLAPRSVEQWLRDLGI
- a CDS encoding MBL fold metallo-hydrolase; protein product: MTPDTPDFANRTTAPLPTYAPIPQDAFGPALNAQGYHVAHIDGALHWVTDGGYQAMFLATRDGVVLVDAPPSIGHNLHRAIADVTARTGTPGTVTHLVYSHAHADHIAAAGLFGEDVVRIGHVETARLLREYVDADRPIPTVTFSDRYTLEVGGERLELAYHGPNHTPDNIFIHVPDYDTLYVVDVLYPGWAPFQNLALSQDIPSWIDTGRRILDYEWTRFLGGHVGRIGTRDDAQLHVAYLEDLVAEATTVLHEMDATPYFQAYGAAGNAGAIMKHYWADAARAAAAPVVERYRDRLAAVDVCTEDNAFTVISSLIHDHNITGPAFGIHT